The Paenibacillus sp. MBLB1832 genome has a window encoding:
- a CDS encoding extracellular solute-binding protein, with amino-acid sequence MTKKPRYKKIAAAFSVLLISSVLSACPNEGPPLENSGIGIGKFDPPVTITTVGCMNNTILFLNNENLTDNIHTRWAKDELGINLAYKWVTTTDQCNNKIRLYLATNDKLPDVIKIANNSSDDQLIADLVDSGKLLDIREAFDRYASDKLKAIFKRDPSYWYQVNKDGLLYGFPILEREHQNEPVLWVRQDWLDQLHMEAPRNFDELEKVMEAMYNTDFGQGLHNPPLSISLKEGPVQWRSDASWLFGAYGVIPTFWNKWRGEKLEYGSIQPEVKTALARLQSWFKKGYISPNSALIVPSKADEDFRQGKAGIIAGPVFTATSTIRSSTGLLKNEPLAVVKPYPIPAGPTGKVGKRDSRVPNGALLVSKDFKHLDALFLYLNKIYEYSDPEWGSKYENGWKEGYDYVIKDGKVSRNPADNPAGFRVNINSYFLTTGQPIDPLLEFNARLKFYEGGMPTTPLEEQIYINSADLTKKEPSTNLEWMATKIIKDQKAASIRNLFLGSQTETMRQKWEALSNLERDTFLRIIYNKDSVNEFDNFVTRWKEMGGDQITQEVNDWYRSVSSK; translated from the coding sequence ATGACAAAGAAACCAAGATACAAGAAAATAGCAGCCGCATTCTCAGTATTGCTTATATCCAGCGTTCTCTCCGCCTGCCCAAATGAAGGCCCTCCATTGGAAAATTCGGGCATCGGCATAGGCAAATTTGATCCTCCTGTTACGATTACAACAGTTGGATGTATGAATAATACGATACTGTTTTTAAATAATGAAAATCTAACGGATAACATTCATACTCGTTGGGCTAAAGATGAACTTGGCATTAATTTGGCATATAAATGGGTAACGACAACGGATCAATGCAATAACAAGATACGCTTATATCTTGCAACCAACGACAAGCTGCCGGATGTCATCAAGATTGCTAATAATTCCAGCGATGATCAATTGATTGCAGACCTTGTTGACTCTGGTAAGCTGTTAGATATCCGAGAAGCCTTTGATAGGTATGCCTCGGATAAGCTCAAAGCTATTTTCAAAAGAGATCCTTCCTATTGGTATCAGGTGAATAAAGATGGGCTGCTGTATGGATTTCCAATTCTTGAAAGGGAGCATCAGAACGAACCGGTCTTGTGGGTTCGTCAGGATTGGTTGGATCAGCTCCATATGGAGGCACCACGGAATTTTGACGAGTTGGAAAAGGTAATGGAAGCCATGTATAATACGGACTTCGGTCAAGGTCTTCATAACCCTCCTTTAAGTATTAGCTTGAAGGAAGGTCCCGTACAATGGCGTTCCGATGCTAGTTGGCTGTTCGGGGCCTATGGAGTAATCCCAACCTTCTGGAATAAGTGGCGAGGCGAGAAGCTGGAATATGGTTCCATTCAACCGGAAGTTAAGACTGCGTTGGCGAGACTGCAGAGTTGGTTCAAGAAAGGATATATTTCACCCAACAGTGCGCTCATCGTTCCCAGCAAAGCGGACGAAGACTTTCGCCAAGGCAAAGCAGGTATTATTGCAGGCCCTGTCTTCACGGCGACGTCAACGATCCGTTCATCAACGGGCTTGCTCAAGAACGAACCGCTAGCCGTCGTTAAGCCATATCCCATTCCTGCCGGTCCGACTGGAAAGGTTGGCAAGAGGGATTCAAGAGTTCCGAACGGCGCATTGCTCGTTAGCAAGGATTTTAAACATTTGGATGCCTTGTTTCTTTATTTAAACAAAATTTACGAATATAGCGACCCCGAATGGGGGAGCAAGTATGAGAATGGCTGGAAAGAAGGCTACGACTATGTGATCAAGGACGGGAAGGTAAGCCGAAACCCAGCGGATAATCCTGCAGGCTTTAGGGTAAATATAAATTCATATTTTCTCACAACAGGACAGCCTATTGATCCTTTGCTGGAATTTAACGCCAGACTCAAATTTTACGAAGGAGGCATGCCGACCACGCCCCTCGAAGAGCAAATTTATATTAATTCAGCGGACCTTACCAAAAAAGAACCTTCAACGAATTTGGAATGGATGGCAACAAAGATTATTAAGGACCAGAAAGCTGCGTCAATCCGGAATCTCTTCTTGGGTTCTCAGACGGAGACCATGCGGCAAAAATGGGAGGCTCTGTCCAATCTGGAAAGAGATACATTTCTGAGAATTATTTACAATAAAGATAGTGTAAATGAATTCGATAACTTCGTAACCAGATGGAAGGAAATGGGCGGGGACCAAATTACCCAAGAGGTGAATGATTGGTATCGGAGTGTTTCGTCCAAATAA
- a CDS encoding sugar-binding protein has protein sequence MKIRKQISGLLIVVIMLSIFSGFIPIFERSVYAAADPNVISNGDFEVVDGIGKPVAWTVTSAGGVADGAVSSVLGTGASPAHGGSYYASMSGAITANVYLSTSMSGLTNGNYTLGAWVKLSGGLSLFQAIAENFGGTAITYNPNVTSGQWTYIEINNISVSNNSLSVKFGYNGDSGSKYLYIDDVTVRRSYVSNNAGFESGSTVTGGNTTPKNWSLSSTDANAMKIVNVVQNDAANAHNGNSYATVTGTTYSTDLYLSYTLSAGAIPNGTYKVGAWVKSSGGLGKFYLQSKSYDVNNSATQTLINIDKTNPLTNWTYVEVTNIPVTATKMTVTIAYQSSAADKFIMIDDVSITMISDPNATPTPVPTATPTPMPTPTATPTATPTATPTATPTATPTATPTPTATPTPAPTIPPGDNLLLNPGMELDAKVVALPNGYRKWTDTTANADAITTVAGTDASPSQSGNYHLKLGKDGAFKAYVYQDIVGLKNGLYTFGVWIKSSGGQSRLLVQAQGYDSNSSTKTTSLPLTAIGQWTLYIIKDIPVSNNKLTVNIGAEGAAGGTGQYLLSDNWVVVSQDGTGGFTEAPALLGSNQSNPKYRDIQPVYSMDLTEQAWSYKGDFATLWKPVYLPNYFNQGTFQWIDFKRQITIPADHLNEAIKLQIPAIYDGGEVFIDDLNTPVDIIPYSIYPYTLDISRYVKDSTPHTLMVRSYSKDNYSGYLTGRFNTGLNYNGYLGMPKGIALDFFPLVHISDTFVKPSVSKDQLSYDVWVSNTTDNDKTVTISANLTPWNTEDHWNYPVLQDQTVTIPAHTEHKVSFNPVTWGLGSDSYWWPNIPFREDYTAKLHNMNFTLKEGQTVLHQQTQRFGFVEFTEGTTSYKVNGVEVFQTMDSTQEAMWNPGAVSGFGVGYSKLEGWGEDPVNGAKESWKRYLRLGINTFRLHTSAGTKVMLDTADEIGMMIVPESAFRGYDTPKEIWDPLYKPAGIRAMVKYNRKHPSIARYSLGNEWKAFTDDLTVSRGLIDAAVQEDTTRPLSYSGDKATYSSGIRYSTDGKYHAYIFAHYYEPSHSTTELRGVEETAWVTDTTKTVSNHNELITVANNAILYRSYGFAVFGPWCLNNYWPNFLQGSSFDAKTYPSRNDVRPLDRTNGVDGWGSNIISFVQNSYHIFASADLGIYQMALNTENDLFKDEKLPTYQPGATIKRKMVMFNNDLKSHNMNIEWEARWDSTAGELVASGATAPVTLAPNRSDTPTITFTAPSITDVTYRNLYFIVKTKVDGTVQFTENRYYFYIGTNPYSVNYSGQAVFGTPDITASVVDPVWDSVPGVKVESLRSKSSIAPVDFVMPTGTLKVMWDSNYVYGYVKVDNSIYPNNSANANIWEKDGVDFFLDSDNVRPDIYGADERHFIVSYKNDIQAFDSAGLSGIVSSAREIPGGYIIQVKVPAGLVHTVDDQIGFDVQMNVTANLGKRIAIVGWSGTQNKSDSLPSVWGQMNLVGSLDAAITPVSVAYDKYDSQPVSVNVQVYGNPQQSLVIKNGSYTLVNGTDYTVSGSVYTIRPSYLNSLSVGQHTLTFDFLTGADRQWVVNVTDSTVQEKMTVPQAVAAGSHFTVQYGLENLVRGAVYAQDMDIVYDPNKLEFVGVQELQSNYKIVGTNTSVPGHVRLLAAVTSQGAGVTNGADLFSLQWRAKSLVQAAGATISVNSVLSNVDSQPINARGYSVDTQIVIVDKEALRQAVASARSLYDSSTEGNGFDQYPVGSKANLLTAINQANAVLVDEGAMQGQIEDAYTALQTAVSTFMALKKIRALEDVTGDGVINVHDLSYMAVRYGLKQGNSQWDSNADLNKDGEITIIDLAMLAKKILN, from the coding sequence TTGAAAATCAGAAAACAGATTTCAGGTCTCTTGATTGTTGTTATCATGCTTTCCATATTCAGTGGGTTCATCCCAATATTCGAAAGGTCTGTATATGCGGCGGCGGATCCAAATGTAATTAGCAACGGGGACTTTGAAGTCGTGGATGGCATAGGCAAGCCGGTCGCGTGGACGGTTACCAGTGCAGGCGGCGTTGCGGACGGGGCAGTCAGCTCGGTGTTGGGCACCGGGGCTAGTCCGGCGCATGGCGGCAGCTATTATGCCAGTATGTCCGGAGCGATAACAGCCAATGTTTACTTAAGCACCTCCATGTCAGGGCTGACGAACGGCAACTATACCCTGGGTGCATGGGTGAAATTGAGCGGTGGGCTGTCACTCTTCCAAGCCATTGCGGAGAATTTTGGCGGCACAGCCATTACTTACAATCCGAACGTAACAAGCGGTCAATGGACCTACATCGAAATCAATAACATCAGTGTCTCCAATAACAGTCTTTCCGTCAAGTTCGGATACAATGGAGATTCCGGCTCCAAGTACTTGTATATTGATGATGTGACAGTACGCAGAAGCTATGTATCGAACAATGCGGGCTTTGAATCTGGCAGTACGGTTACGGGTGGGAATACAACCCCCAAGAACTGGTCCCTGTCCAGTACCGATGCCAATGCCATGAAGATCGTCAATGTCGTTCAAAATGATGCGGCAAATGCCCATAACGGCAACAGCTATGCGACAGTAACAGGCACAACATATTCGACGGATTTATATCTTTCTTACACCTTGTCAGCTGGAGCAATTCCTAATGGTACTTATAAGGTAGGGGCTTGGGTGAAATCCAGCGGTGGGCTTGGCAAGTTTTACTTGCAGTCGAAATCTTATGATGTGAATAATTCTGCAACACAAACATTGATCAACATTGATAAGACCAATCCGCTTACAAATTGGACCTATGTTGAGGTTACGAACATACCCGTGACCGCTACCAAGATGACGGTAACCATCGCCTATCAGTCTTCAGCAGCGGATAAATTCATAATGATCGATGATGTTTCAATCACAATGATTAGCGATCCAAACGCAACACCGACGCCGGTACCGACGGCGACACCTACACCAATGCCTACGCCGACGGCCACACCAACAGCAACGCCAACAGCAACGCCAACAGCAACGCCAACAGCAACGCCGACGGCCACACCAACACCAACTGCTACCCCGACTCCGGCACCTACTATACCTCCTGGGGATAACTTGCTGTTGAACCCGGGAATGGAGTTGGATGCGAAGGTTGTCGCGCTTCCTAACGGCTATCGGAAATGGACCGACACAACGGCGAATGCGGATGCCATCACGACTGTTGCAGGAACGGACGCATCCCCCTCCCAAAGCGGCAACTATCATTTGAAGCTTGGTAAGGATGGTGCCTTCAAAGCTTATGTCTATCAGGATATTGTGGGCCTGAAGAATGGGCTATATACTTTCGGGGTTTGGATCAAGTCCAGCGGCGGGCAAAGCCGGCTTCTCGTCCAAGCTCAAGGCTATGATTCGAACAGCAGCACCAAGACAACTAGCCTTCCATTGACGGCAATAGGACAATGGACCTTGTATATCATCAAGGACATTCCTGTCTCGAATAATAAGCTGACAGTGAATATCGGGGCGGAGGGAGCTGCGGGTGGAACCGGACAATACCTTCTGTCTGATAATTGGGTCGTCGTCAGCCAGGATGGTACAGGCGGATTTACGGAAGCTCCCGCTTTGCTTGGGTCCAACCAATCGAATCCGAAATACAGGGATATACAGCCTGTCTATTCCATGGACCTGACTGAGCAAGCATGGAGCTACAAGGGCGATTTTGCAACGTTATGGAAGCCGGTTTATCTGCCGAATTATTTCAACCAAGGGACTTTCCAATGGATTGATTTCAAACGTCAGATCACCATTCCTGCCGACCATCTGAACGAAGCGATTAAGCTTCAGATTCCAGCCATCTATGATGGTGGAGAGGTCTTCATCGATGACCTGAACACACCGGTGGATATCATTCCCTACTCCATTTATCCTTACACTTTGGACATTTCCCGGTATGTGAAGGATAGCACCCCCCACACTCTGATGGTCAGAAGCTACAGTAAGGATAATTATTCTGGCTATCTAACAGGTCGCTTTAACACCGGCTTAAATTACAACGGTTACTTGGGCATGCCCAAGGGAATTGCACTTGATTTCTTCCCACTGGTACATATCAGTGATACCTTCGTTAAGCCTTCTGTGTCGAAGGATCAATTGTCTTACGATGTATGGGTCAGTAATACGACCGACAACGATAAGACCGTAACTATTTCTGCCAATCTCACGCCTTGGAATACAGAAGATCACTGGAATTATCCCGTATTGCAAGATCAAACGGTAACCATTCCTGCTCATACCGAGCACAAGGTAAGCTTCAATCCAGTCACTTGGGGATTGGGCAGTGACAGCTACTGGTGGCCCAATATTCCGTTCCGTGAGGATTATACCGCCAAGCTGCACAATATGAATTTCACCCTGAAGGAAGGCCAGACCGTTCTACACCAGCAGACCCAACGCTTTGGCTTCGTGGAATTTACCGAAGGGACTACCAGCTATAAAGTGAACGGCGTTGAAGTATTCCAGACGATGGACTCTACTCAAGAAGCAATGTGGAATCCAGGAGCAGTTTCAGGCTTTGGAGTTGGATACAGTAAACTTGAGGGTTGGGGAGAGGACCCGGTAAACGGGGCCAAGGAATCCTGGAAACGCTATTTGCGTTTGGGGATCAATACCTTTCGACTCCATACTTCTGCAGGAACCAAAGTCATGCTGGATACCGCAGACGAGATAGGAATGATGATTGTTCCAGAATCGGCCTTTAGAGGATACGATACACCGAAGGAAATATGGGACCCGTTGTATAAACCAGCTGGGATCAGGGCCATGGTAAAGTACAATCGTAAGCACCCATCTATTGCAAGGTATAGCTTAGGAAATGAATGGAAGGCATTTACTGATGATCTGACGGTTTCGAGAGGCTTAATCGACGCCGCAGTCCAAGAAGATACAACACGACCACTGTCATATTCAGGGGATAAGGCTACTTACTCTAGTGGAATCCGTTATAGCACAGATGGGAAGTACCATGCGTATATTTTCGCCCATTATTACGAGCCATCTCACAGCACAACGGAGCTTCGAGGAGTAGAGGAAACTGCGTGGGTTACGGATACAACCAAAACGGTTTCAAATCACAACGAGCTGATTACGGTAGCTAATAATGCAATTTTATACCGCTCCTATGGGTTTGCTGTTTTCGGGCCTTGGTGCTTAAATAACTATTGGCCGAATTTCCTGCAAGGATCATCGTTCGATGCCAAAACATACCCCAGCAGAAATGACGTACGTCCGCTAGACCGTACGAATGGGGTGGACGGTTGGGGCTCCAACATCATTAGCTTCGTCCAGAACAGCTACCATATTTTTGCTTCAGCTGATCTTGGCATCTACCAGATGGCCCTGAATACAGAAAATGACCTGTTCAAGGATGAGAAGCTTCCAACTTATCAGCCGGGTGCAACGATTAAGAGAAAGATGGTCATGTTTAACAATGACTTGAAGAGTCATAACATGAACATCGAGTGGGAAGCAAGATGGGATAGTACTGCTGGAGAATTGGTTGCCTCAGGTGCTACGGCCCCTGTGACGCTAGCTCCGAACCGTTCGGATACGCCTACCATCACATTCACAGCACCATCCATCACTGACGTAACTTACCGGAATCTTTATTTCATCGTAAAGACGAAGGTTGACGGTACAGTGCAGTTTACAGAGAACCGATACTATTTCTACATTGGTACCAATCCGTATTCTGTCAATTACTCGGGCCAAGCTGTGTTCGGCACGCCTGACATTACCGCTTCGGTTGTTGATCCAGTATGGGATTCCGTTCCGGGAGTTAAAGTAGAAAGTCTCCGCAGCAAGTCTTCCATTGCCCCGGTGGACTTTGTAATGCCTACAGGTACGCTTAAGGTGATGTGGGATTCGAATTATGTCTATGGCTATGTGAAAGTGGACAATTCCATCTATCCGAATAACTCGGCGAACGCGAATATTTGGGAGAAGGATGGTGTCGATTTCTTCCTGGACAGCGACAATGTAAGGCCTGACATCTATGGGGCGGATGAGCGTCATTTTATCGTGTCCTACAAGAATGACATTCAAGCCTTTGACAGCGCCGGATTGTCGGGAATAGTAAGTTCCGCTAGAGAAATTCCGGGAGGCTATATAATCCAGGTTAAGGTTCCTGCAGGATTGGTTCATACGGTAGATGACCAGATTGGATTCGACGTCCAGATGAACGTAACGGCTAATCTAGGTAAGAGGATTGCAATTGTAGGCTGGTCGGGTACCCAGAACAAATCAGACAGCTTGCCTAGCGTATGGGGACAGATGAATCTTGTTGGTTCGCTGGACGCAGCGATTACTCCTGTATCAGTGGCATATGACAAGTACGACTCTCAACCCGTAAGCGTGAACGTGCAAGTTTATGGTAACCCGCAGCAAAGCCTGGTTATCAAGAATGGCTCTTATACGTTGGTAAATGGAACCGACTATACCGTATCGGGCTCTGTATATACGATTCGACCTAGCTATCTGAACAGCCTATCGGTCGGCCAACATACATTGACCTTCGATTTCCTAACCGGTGCAGATCGTCAATGGGTTGTTAACGTGACGGATTCGACGGTTCAAGAAAAGATGACTGTTCCGCAGGCAGTAGCTGCTGGGTCCCATTTTACCGTCCAATACGGTTTGGAAAATTTGGTTCGTGGCGCTGTATATGCACAGGACATGGATATCGTATACGATCCGAATAAGCTTGAGTTTGTTGGCGTGCAAGAGTTGCAATCCAACTATAAGATCGTAGGAACCAACACTTCTGTCCCAGGTCACGTTCGTCTACTTGCTGCAGTAACTTCACAGGGTGCAGGTGTAACCAATGGCGCTGATTTATTCTCCCTTCAATGGAGAGCCAAGTCCCTTGTACAAGCGGCAGGAGCAACCATAAGCGTCAACTCCGTCTTGTCCAATGTGGATAGCCAGCCAATTAACGCAAGAGGATATTCGGTAGACACTCAAATCGTCATCGTAGATAAGGAAGCGCTCCGCCAAGCGGTTGCCTCTGCAAGAAGTCTGTACGATTCTTCTACTGAAGGAAACGGGTTCGATCAATACCCGGTTGGCTCCAAGGCTAATCTGCTTACCGCTATTAACCAAGCCAATGCCGTGCTCGTGGATGAAGGCGCAATGCAAGGTCAAATTGAAGATGCGTATACCGCGTTGCAGACGGCGGTCTCCACATTCATGGCTTTGAAGAAGATCAGAGCGTTGGAGGATGTGACCGGAGATGGCGTAATTAATGTCCATGACCTAAGCTACATGGCAGTACGGTATGGTTTGAAACAAGGGAACAGCCAATGGGATTCGAATGCAGATCTAAACAAAGATGGCGAAATTACAATTATTGATTTGGCTATGTTGGCAAAGAAGATTTTAAACTAA
- a CDS encoding S-layer homology domain-containing protein, with amino-acid sequence MKYITSLIALIFTISCAFSVTAFAIAGVPGFTLTTSSAKVAPEGTFSVTATGDVTNMYAFETKFSYDTSKLEFISATTTLLNGFSIPPVAGNSELVFAFTKMGNAPVENGTKALTVLTFSVKKGASGTASVTWERYMNVDNNLATSILTPGLTASITIGSESTATPTPTATPSPSPSPSPSPSPPSIPSIPSIPSTPSPPANPVPPVGTTIYVTPVVSGDTAKSVISQASISKALSQITPEISGGKTAIVEVQPVSGVNSYSLDLPAQFFQSGTGKQNVEIQTSLGEVMIPDNMLTAKSLGTPSQVEIVIGKGDRSTLKDSVKEQLGNKPIIELTMMLDGRKVEWKNNQVPVTVSIKYTPTAEELKHSEHIAIWYIDGEGQVNKVPSGKYDAITGEVTFSTTHFSKYGIGYEVKSFTDLVNYSWAKSQIEVLASKGIITGTSENQFSPANLITRADFILLLVKTLGLTADGQGNFDDVPPDEYYAESVQISKSLGIANGDENNQFNPSQPITRQDLMSLLARAMIVKGVLKESSSKADLNAFTDHKDIASYAQKSIAALVQAGIVQGDGNQLRPVGATTRAEAAVLLYQVYTK; translated from the coding sequence ATGAAATATATAACATCTCTCATTGCCCTCATTTTTACAATTTCATGTGCTTTCTCAGTGACTGCTTTTGCCATCGCAGGTGTGCCTGGATTTACTTTAACGACAAGCAGCGCAAAAGTTGCTCCGGAAGGGACTTTTTCTGTAACAGCAACTGGGGACGTAACAAACATGTATGCATTTGAAACAAAGTTTTCTTATGACACCAGTAAGCTCGAGTTCATCTCGGCGACAACAACACTTCTGAATGGCTTTAGTATCCCGCCCGTAGCAGGAAATAGTGAGCTAGTGTTTGCATTTACAAAGATGGGCAATGCACCTGTGGAGAATGGCACGAAGGCATTAACCGTACTAACGTTCTCGGTTAAAAAAGGTGCGAGTGGAACTGCATCTGTTACTTGGGAACGTTATATGAACGTGGATAATAATCTTGCTACATCAATCCTCACACCAGGTCTAACTGCTTCAATTACAATTGGGAGCGAATCAACAGCAACGCCAACGCCAACAGCAACACCATCACCATCACCATCACCATCACCATCACCATCACCACCGTCAATACCATCAATACCATCAATACCATCAACACCATCACCACCGGCAAATCCAGTCCCACCAGTCGGAACAACGATTTATGTGACTCCTGTTGTATCTGGAGATACAGCTAAATCGGTAATCAGCCAAGCGTCTATTTCAAAAGCTCTAAGCCAAATAACCCCAGAGATTTCCGGCGGTAAGACAGCCATTGTTGAAGTACAGCCAGTATCGGGGGTTAATAGCTATTCGCTAGATTTGCCTGCACAGTTTTTTCAATCGGGAACAGGCAAACAAAATGTTGAAATTCAAACCTCGCTGGGTGAGGTTATGATTCCTGACAATATGCTAACAGCGAAGTCTTTGGGTACTCCATCGCAAGTCGAAATTGTCATTGGTAAAGGGGATAGATCCACATTAAAAGATTCAGTCAAAGAACAATTGGGTAACAAACCGATTATTGAGCTCACAATGATGTTGGATGGCCGAAAGGTTGAATGGAAGAATAATCAAGTGCCAGTTACTGTATCTATTAAATACACACCGACAGCAGAAGAATTAAAGCATTCTGAGCATATTGCCATTTGGTATATTGATGGAGAGGGTCAGGTTAATAAGGTGCCATCAGGCAAATACGACGCTATAACGGGTGAGGTTACGTTTAGTACGACACATTTTAGCAAGTATGGAATTGGATATGAAGTTAAATCCTTCACTGATTTGGTCAACTACAGTTGGGCTAAAAGTCAGATCGAAGTGTTGGCATCCAAAGGTATTATTACAGGGACTTCAGAGAACCAGTTTAGTCCAGCCAACTTAATCACCAGAGCAGATTTTATTCTTCTTCTAGTAAAAACGTTGGGATTAACAGCTGATGGTCAGGGCAATTTCGATGATGTACCCCCAGATGAGTATTATGCAGAATCTGTACAAATTTCCAAATCACTGGGTATAGCAAATGGAGATGAAAATAATCAATTTAACCCATCGCAGCCGATTACACGCCAGGACCTTATGAGTCTGCTTGCCAGAGCCATGATCGTCAAAGGAGTGTTGAAGGAGTCATCTTCAAAGGCAGATCTAAACGCGTTTACGGATCACAAGGACATTGCTTCTTATGCACAAAAATCAATTGCAGCACTTGTCCAAGCAGGAATCGTTCAAGGAGATGGCAATCAGCTTCGTCCTGTTGGTGCAACAACTAGAGCCGAAGCTGCAGTGCTGCTCTATCAGGTATATACGAAGTAG
- a CDS encoding DUF4832 domain-containing protein, with amino-acid sequence MIKINMQLAREPVINPGKGWVLYGTEGFYTEGVEPYNGHSEEAWNLCSLGYMRYHWCDLEPEEGIIRWELIEAPLRECIRRGKRFAFGFMPANSCTVLQSAVPEYVFQTGAGYTTCRTEDNLSDLRSEQKIPVWDDPIYMDKIHNFILQLGKRYNGHPDIEFIDIRNYGNWGEWHIEFLEGSLEPPEESLREHIQMWTDSFPSTRLILPVNGSEPTSLSEWAVQHGIGLRRDGIIVLPEDHKAVLPSYGIAPSVGEFYGWYSWLIANGKWNSQKLREIVDEGHFTFMGMGHWQQDGTRLLNENRQLLWELNNRLGYHFVVEEVVLPSEWTTDFNIQVRLINKGVAPIYRNAILKIAILDQANNVLESYEHATCNPRTWMPDEVVSFDVQTQWKQEINSCKLALGLFTSWEQLQPDINFGNECEFCNGWLVLHQY; translated from the coding sequence ATGATCAAAATTAATATGCAGCTAGCTCGTGAACCAGTAATTAATCCAGGCAAAGGCTGGGTATTATACGGAACAGAAGGCTTCTACACTGAAGGAGTTGAACCCTATAACGGGCACAGTGAAGAAGCTTGGAATCTTTGTTCGTTAGGTTACATGCGTTATCATTGGTGTGATCTGGAACCAGAAGAGGGAATCATTCGGTGGGAACTTATTGAAGCCCCCTTGCGGGAATGTATTCGGAGAGGAAAACGCTTCGCATTTGGTTTCATGCCAGCCAACAGCTGTACCGTATTACAATCAGCCGTACCGGAGTATGTATTTCAAACTGGTGCTGGATATACGACTTGCCGCACAGAAGACAATCTAAGCGACCTTCGTAGTGAGCAGAAAATTCCAGTATGGGATGACCCCATTTATATGGATAAGATCCATAACTTTATACTTCAATTGGGTAAACGATACAATGGACACCCCGACATAGAGTTTATCGATATCCGAAATTACGGCAACTGGGGAGAGTGGCACATTGAATTTTTGGAGGGAAGCTTAGAACCGCCTGAGGAAAGCTTGCGCGAGCATATCCAGATGTGGACCGACTCCTTCCCCTCAACCAGGTTAATTCTTCCCGTAAATGGGTCAGAGCCTACCTCCTTGTCAGAATGGGCTGTACAGCATGGGATTGGACTCCGCCGAGATGGCATTATCGTGTTGCCAGAGGATCATAAGGCTGTTCTACCTTCCTACGGAATTGCCCCTTCTGTTGGGGAATTTTATGGTTGGTACAGTTGGCTGATAGCCAATGGGAAGTGGAACTCCCAGAAACTTCGAGAAATTGTTGATGAGGGGCATTTTACGTTTATGGGTATGGGCCATTGGCAGCAGGACGGTACCCGACTTCTTAATGAAAACCGTCAGCTTCTATGGGAGCTGAATAATCGCCTGGGCTATCATTTTGTAGTAGAAGAAGTGGTGCTACCTTCTGAATGGACTACTGATTTTAACATTCAAGTACGATTAATTAATAAAGGCGTTGCCCCGATCTACCGAAATGCCATATTAAAAATCGCAATCCTGGACCAAGCTAATAACGTTCTAGAATCTTATGAGCACGCAACCTGCAACCCCAGAACCTGGATGCCAGATGAAGTAGTTTCATTTGATGTCCAAACGCAATGGAAACAGGAAATAAACAGCTGTAAGCTTGCCCTCGGCTTGTTTACTTCCTGGGAACAACTTCAACCGGATATTAATTTTGGTAATGAATGCGAATTTTGCAATGGGTGGTTGGTCTTACATCAATATTAA